Proteins co-encoded in one Fusarium musae strain F31 chromosome 3, whole genome shotgun sequence genomic window:
- a CDS encoding hypothetical protein (EggNog:ENOG41~BUSCO:EOG09264PMA), whose amino-acid sequence MASSLPAAKQQLRSLMKQKLSRITQDSITTQSRCIFEALKEFQPYKDARRVSIYLSMPTAEVQTDAIVRHALSAGKQVFVPYLHKSPFQTPDTPARVMDMVHLKDVHDYESLKLDKWGIPSVDPTTVDARIRILGGSDVQNSEPAILDFMVVPGVAFDFDQSGSIRRLGHGKGFYDFFINRYMAKLETKGIAHDNPLHLYGLALTEQMVPATSELQIPTDTHDRRLNGLILGNGEVKAGVHESSTSRYPRQDL is encoded by the exons ATGGCGTCATCCCTTCCTGCTGCTAAGCAGCAGCTGAGAAGTCTcatgaagcagaagctgTCCAGGATCACCCAGGACTCCATCACAACTCAGA GTCGCTGTATTTTCGAGGCCTTGAAAGAGTTTCAGCCTTACAAGGATGCTCGGCGCGTCAGCATCTATCTGTCTATGCCGACGGCTGAGGTCCAGACAGATGCTATTGTGCGCCATGCCTTATCCGCTGGCAAGCAGGTCTTTGTTCCTTACTTACATAAGTCGCCTTTCCAAACACCGGACACTCCAGCTCGGGTAATGGACATGGTTCATCTAAAAGACGTCCATGATTATGAGAGCCTCAAGTTGGATAAGTGGGGGATTCCCAGCGTGGACCCAACTACTGTCGATGCGAGAATACGTATACTCGGTGGTTCAGATGTTCAGAATTCCGAGCCTGCAATTCTAGACTTCATGGTTGTGCCCGGAGTCGCCTTCGACTTTGACCAGTCAGGGTCGATTCGACGCCTTGGTCACGGCAAGGGCTTTTATGACTTCTTTATCAACAGGTACATGGCAAAACTCGAGACAAAGGGCATAGCGCATGACAACCCGCTACATTTGTatggcttggccttgacagaGCAGATGGTACCTGCTACGTCGGAGCTTCAGATTCCCACAGACACTCACGACCGTAGACTCAATGGCCTTATTCTTGGAAACGGCGAGGTCAAGGCCGGAGTACATGAATCTTCTACTTCGCGATATCCACGACAAGATCTATAG
- a CDS encoding hypothetical protein (BUSCO:EOG09260Z5E) — MASNGAQEAFAPPDVLAAVMTMRSGEQEAKKHAHEYLERFQKSKDSWATIMGILQSDAEPEATLFAAITLRGKITYDLSTQVPASELPALRNQILLLLKHFAPGPKPIRVQLCVCLAILAIQMKDWNDVLPSVVQSLSDSPESHACILDFLRVLPEEVTEGRKITLSEEDLAMRTQALLADNADQVVQLLINYSQSSPAAAQNPQLMECITSWLREVPVGNVVKSPLMDIVFNGTTSGGCSQEASECLCTMLRETSDVDESQEIIELLFPRIISLKPQVAKAAEEDDTETLKSLTKVFATAAESWVVGIARQPTHFRPLVDAVLECALRDKERDVIEHTFHFWYELKLYLVLEIYIQGRLELVDVYSKLVDILLKHLEYPKPDSGNENDLFDGDREQEEKFREFRHQMGDTLKDCCEVMGVTDCLTKVLQAIQLWMSKYANQVNDNSVPHWQELEAPLFAMRALGRMVDKDESIVLRQLMPLLVQMPSHEKLRFATIMVLGRYTEWTAAHPEYLEPQFNYIVTSFQSDSREIIRAAALAIKFFCTDCKHLLSGQVLQLQTFYDEVLDKVPDLSKEEITEGVANVVACQPTEEIYRLLKLYCDPLIQRLMAKANNAANEEGKLALADHLQLITIFVQYVLPLVSPGQENPAVKYWQEVFPILSTVLDNFLNFTPICERICRCWRNMVTAHRTAMTPLLPEMANKLAGGFNNSREGCFLWASSAILREFSEAREHVDQATTENIYTFFEAQTTTFLRVMTDLQPKELPDVIDDFFRLVIDALLYYPQRLIPSHLLRSIFGASIYALTLEQRDPLSSTLHFLRDLLSYGGDNPASSDRLPEATATEVKAIVKNLLLTLGEDLVKQVMAGMMITFPRDCFADGSGVLLASFELVPLQTHQWVSHTIQLLPEGTVSPAEANRFLIKIKERLESGDPSAMNNVRAILQDFTNTYRRRNVAPRDGLGQLEATRFQFSG, encoded by the exons ATGGCTTCCAACGGGGCCCAGGAGGCTTTTGCGCCGCCTGATGTGCTGGCTGCTGTTATGACTATGAGGAGCGGGGAGcaagaggccaagaagcacgCCCACGAGTACTTGGAGAGGTTTCAGAAATCA AAGGATTCATGGGCAACTATAATGGGTATTCTGCAGTCCGATGCTGAGCCAGAGGCCACCCTCTTTGCGGCCATTACCCTGCGCGGAAAG ATCACATACGACCTCTCTACCCAAGTTCCTGCGAGCGAACTGCCTGCCCTTCGAAACCAAATCCTCTTACTTCTAAAGCACTTCGCCCCGGGACCCAAGCCTATCCGTGTCCAGCTCTGTGTGTGTCTGGCCATTCTAGCGATACAAATGAAGGACTGGAACGATGTTCTGCCTTCTGTCGTTCAGTCGCTTAGTGACAGCCCCGAGAGCCACGCCTGCATTCTGGATTTCCTGAGGGTTCTCCCTGAAGAAGTCACCGAGGGTCGAAAGATCACCTTGTCT GAAGAAGATCTTGCGATGCGAACGCAGGCTCTCTTGGCCGATAATGCGGACCAGGTCGTCCAACTCCTTATTAACTATTCTCAGTCATCAC CCGCAGCAGCTCAGAACCCCCAGTTGATGGAGTGTATCACTTCCTGGCTCCGAGAGGTCCCAGTAGGCAATGTTGTCAAGTCGCCTCTCATGGACATTGTTTTCAACGGCACAACCAGCGGTGGTTGTAGCCAGGAGGCTTCCGAGTGTCTTTGCACCATGCTTCGAGAGACTAGCGACGTGGACGAGAGTCAGGAGATCATCGAGCTACTATTTCCACGAATCATCTCCTTGAAGCCCCAAGTGGCCAAGGCagccgaggaggatgacaCAGAGACACTCAAATCTTTGACTAAGGTGTTTGCAACTGCTGCGGAAAGCTGGGTCGTTGGAATCGCCCGCCAACCTACGCACTTCCGACCACTGGTTGACGCTGTGCTGGAATGCGCCTTGAGAGACAAGGAGCGTGATGTTATTGAGCATACCTTTCACTTTTGGTACGAGCTCAAGCTCTATCTTGTGCTGGAGATTTATATCCAAGGTCGGCTTGAGCTAGTTGATGTCTACTCCAAGTTGGTGGACATTCTCTTGAAGCACCTCGAATACCCTAAGCCGGACTCGGGTAACGAAAATGACCTGTTTGACGGAGATCGCGAGCAAGAAGAGAAATTCAGAGAGTTTCGGCACCAGATGGGCGACACACTAAAGGATTGCTGCGAGGTGATGGGCGTTACGGACTGTCTCACCAAGGTTCTCCAAGCAATCCAGCTTTGGATGTCAAAGTACGCCAACCAAGTGAACGACAACTCAGTACCTCACTGGCAGGAGCTGGAGGCGCCTTTATTTGCCATGCGCGCTCTCGGTCGCATGGTGGACAAGGATGAGAGCATTGTGCTTCGCCAGCTCATGCCTCTCCTCGTACAGATGCCGAGCCACGAGAAGCTCCGTTTCGCAACCATCATGGTACTCGGTCGCTATACTGAATGGACGGCTGCTCATCCGGAATATCTCGAGCCCCAATTCAACTACATCGTCACATCGTTCCAGTCGGATTCTAGGGAGATTATCCGCGCCGCTGCCTTGGCTATCAAGTTCTTCTGCACAGATTGCAAACACCTCCTGAGTGGCCAAGTGCTGCAGCTTCAGACCTTCTATGATGAAGTGCTGGATAAGGTCCCAGACTTGAGTAAGGAAGAGATCACAGAAGGCGTTGCTAACGTTGTGGCTTGCCAGCCCACGGAGGAGATTTACCGATTGCTCAAGCTATACTGCGACCCATTGATTCAGCGTTTGATGGCCAAAGCCAATAATGCAGCGAACGAGGAGGGCAAATTGGCGCTCGCTG ATCATCTGcagctcatcaccatctttgTTCAATACGTCTTGCCCCTTGTGAGCCCAGGTCAAGAGAACCCTGCTGTCAAGTACTGGCAGGAGGTTTTCCCCATCCTTTCCACCGTACTGGACAACTTCTTGAACTTCACTCCCATCTGTGAGCGCATCTGCAGGTGCTGGCGCAATATGGTCACTGCCCACCGCACGGCCATGACCCCTTTGCTCCCGGAAATGGCAAACAAGCTTGCTGGCGGCTTCAACAACTCGAGGGAAGGATGTTTCTTGTGGGCCAGTTCAGCAATTCTGCGCGAGTTCTCTGAAGCACGAGAGCACGTTGACCAAGCCACTACTGAGAACATTTACACATTTTTTGAAGCCCAGACAACCACCTTCCTCCGAGTTATGACAGATCTACAACCCAAGGAACTCCCTGACGTTATTGATGACTTCTTCCGCCTTGTGATCGACGCCCTGCTCTACTACCCCCAGAGGCTcattccatctcatcttctaAGGTCTATCTTTGGGGCATCCATCTACGCTCTAACTCTAGAGCAGCGCGACCCTCTGTCCTCAACGCTGCATTTCCTCCGCGATCTCTTGTCATATGGTGGTGATAATCCTGCCAGTAGCGATAGGTTACCGGAGGCAACGGCTACTgaggtcaaggccattgTCAAGAATCTGCTGCTTACTCTTGGCGAGGATCTGGTCAAGCAGGTCATGGCGGGCATGATGATCACTTTCCCCCGCGACTGTTTCGCTGATGGCAGTGGTGTTCTGCTGGCTTCGTTTGAGCTGGTTCCTCTCCAGACTCACCAATGGGTCTCGCATACAATACAGCTACTACCAGAGGGCACTGTTTCCCCTGCCGAGGCCAACAGATTcctgatcaagatcaaggagaggCTTGAGTCGGGAGACCCAAGCGCCATGAACAATGTGCGCGCGATTCTGCAAGATTTCACCAATACTTACAGACGACGAAATGTGGCACCCCGCGACGGACTCGGCCAGCTCGAGGCCACGCGCTTCCAGTTTTCCGGTTAG